The Hypomesus transpacificus isolate Combined female chromosome 6, fHypTra1, whole genome shotgun sequence genomic interval catgtcaaccaaaaaaataaaattaagaaaaactgaaaaaaacaacaacaacaaaagtcaATCAACAAAAGGCTCTGTTAAAAAAGTTGTTTTTTAGGCCATGTTTAATAGCATCTACAGTCAGCGGCGGAGCAGAAAGCCCGAGCTCCCATGGCACGCAGTTTAGTTCTTGGTGGTTTGAGTAAATGTTTTTCAGCAGAACGGAGGTGTGGGGTGAGAAGTTCTttgacgtgggggggggggggtgttaccaTGGAGACACTGATGGGTGAGGAGGGAAACCTTGTACTCAATCCTGAATGAGACAGGAAGCCAGTAGATTTACCTGAGGATGGGGGTGATGTGGTCATGCTTGCGCACCCTCATCAGGATTCTGGCAGCACTGTTTTGGATATATTGCAGTTTCTGGAGACTTTTGCCAGGAATCCCGATGAGGAGTGCATTGCAATAGTTCAGCCTGGAGGAGACGAAGGCATAGACAAGCTTTTCTGTATCTACCAAAGTGAGTGTGGGACGGAGTTTGGCAATATTTCTGAGGTGAAAAAAGAATGTTTTACACAGATGTTTGATGTGAACCTCAAAAGTCAGATGGGAGTCCATTTTAACACCCAGGTTGGTGGCTGATGGTGAGAGTGGAATATCCTGGCCAAAAAAGTGATGCTGGTGATGACGGATGACCGGACTTGATGAGGGGTGCCGACTAAAATGGCTTCAGTCTTGGAGTTGTTTAATTGCAGGAAATTTTGTTTCATCCATGCCTTAATCTCCTCCAGGCAGGTGGTCAGGGTGGATGATAGCAAGGCTGCATAGGAGGTTTGGTTTGTCCTGAGGTACAGTTGAGTGTCATCAGCGTAGCAATGGAATGAAATTCCATGCCGGCCGATAACATGGCCAAGGGGGAGCATGTAGAGAATGAACAGGATGGGGCCAAGCACTGAGCCTTGAGGGACACCACAGGTGACGTTGTGTTTCGCCTCTCCCAAGGCGACATACTCAGTTCTCCCATATAGAACTGAGTATGTCAGTTATAAGCCATATATGTTGTAGTACTGGTAGTTTGAAATTACTttgctttcttcttctttttatgTACAGACCTTTTCAAGGACTTATTCCGAAACCAGGTAACACTCCATATTATTTCGCTTATAAACTTCACTTGATTGGATCAGATGCTATTGTGAATGTTCTTGCTTTTGGAAAATGTTACCCAATCATATTTCTTTTTCTCAGCTCCTCGACGAATCACCCTGTTGAAGAAAGCCTACGCCTCTATAAGTGGTATGAGGAGTGACTCACATCACAGATTTTCAGTTCACTACACTATGTGTACACACTGTATTTTACAAGGTTATCATATTGGAATTGATATCGATTGCGTTACTTCTCTTGAATCGACAGATGACGAAGACGTCAACCGCATGGGGGAGAAAGTGATTCTCCGCGAGCAAGTGAAAGAACTTTTCAACAAGAAATATGGTAGTATGGCAATTATATCAACTTTATCCTTAGAGTTATATACAGTGTAATCATATACTGTACTACACTCTTTGCCATAACTCAATATCAAGACCCAAAAACGGGGTTAAAGGAACACCTTCCTCTTCAGGTGATGCCCTGGGGCTAGACAGGTCGGTGGTCGTCCCATACAAGCTGATCCGTGCCAGTCCAGATTCTATTGAAGTCAGTGGCCTTCCGGATGATATCCCCTTCCGAAATCCCAACACCTATGACATTGTCCGCTTGGAGAAAATCCTTCAAGCCAGGGATGAAATCACTATCAACGTTAAAAGCCAGCTACAGTAAGTTTTCCTTGCGTCGTTAAACACTAAGATTGTGGTTGAAAGGTTGTTTTTGACAATGACCCCCTGCTCTGTAATAACCTTCCTACTCATTCTGTGAGATAAATTATTTGATTTTAATAGGATTATGTTACAAGCAGATAACTTCTAGTGCCAGCATCTAAGTTCTCAAATTTGTCTACACAGGCCTTTTGCAGAAATATGCACCCAAACTTGTAACACAGGTAATGCCGTTTTTGTgttgtcaaaaatatttttaccGCGAGTTTGTATGTATTGGGGTTTTAAATGGTTGTGTTTTTTAAAGAAGGGAAAGATGTCTCAACCAATCGAAGGAAACGCAAGAGAGTCCTTGAGAGCAGCCGAAGCTCCCTGCCCTCTGAATCAGGGGTGTCGTCCAATCAGATTCCTGTAATGGTACGTTTGCCAAACCTATGACacgtagttcaagttcaagagttcaagtcttttatttgtcaggtacacagaacaacacaaggttagactgggcactgacattcttaagacaagacaacgcaagcacctggaataacataacatataagtacagggaacacaatttacatcaatgctgagcttaaataagtgaaacttcctaaatatacagatagcaataaatatcgactatactaaccctaatactaaaactacctaaattacagataacaataaatagtacactatactaaccctaaattcacaaaaaacctgtttcaaccctaaacctattctaacctaagtggagtacagtacaatagtgcaaatttgcagatcagtgactatgtcaatgaccatacaggagcctgttggcgaggtacagtgaggtacagtagtgcaagttactgatagagcaaccagtagctgaaagtgacagtttataagtgactagtgtgcagaaaaacaatgtccatatcagtgtccattcagaagcctgatggcccttgggtagaaactgttgtccagtctgcgtgtgcgcgaccgaatgctgcggtaacgcctgccagaaggcaacggggtaaagagactgaaggatgggtgggaacagtctcttagaatcctgccggctttccttaggcaacgtgtgtggtaggtgtcctgtagggctgggagcttcctgccgatgatgaactcagcagaacggaccacacttcgtagggccttgcggtcccggtctgtgcagctcccataccacactgtaatacaaccagtcagaatgctctctaaagtgcatctgtaaaagttagtgaggatgactgagtccataccaaacttcttcagtctcctcaggaagaagaggcgcttacgggccgctttgaccaccatgtccgtgtgaacagaccaggtgaggtcattgctgatgttcacccgaggaacttgaagcagctgactttctccacttccgatccattgatgagtaggggtgcatgctcctcctcctgccgcctcctatagtccacaatcatctccttggtcttgctgatgttaagagagaggttattgtcctgacaccatgatgtcagtgtgtcaacctcctctctgtaggctgactcgtcactgtcagagatgaggcccacgatggttgtgtcgtcagcaaaagACAACACAGAACGTATGCTGTGTATCTTCGTTCCAAAAGTGATTGACTTCCGCCCTCTGTTTCGGGAAGACCCTAGCACACTGTGCAACTGTAACTCAATAAACTCTTTGATACTAAACAGAGTTATTATTATAGCCCTGTGCAAATTCAAAAAACAAAATCATACAATAACCATTTGCTCAGTAAGACATTCATTTATAAGAGGCCCCTAAAGTATTGTATGTGTCATAATAAGGTCACAAGTACCTCAGCAGATCTTTTTTCACTTCTGTTTTTTAGCAGTGGCCCATGTACATGGTGGACTACAGCGGAGTGAATGTGCAAGTTCCTGGGAAAGTGAAATACTaatggaagaaagagagaaacctgATACTGCTAAATGGAGGGGCTGAAAGGAGATGAGTTTATTAGACAATGGTTATAATCATATCTTCAAGTTGCAGCTTTTGCCTGAGTGCTGTTGCTAAAACTCTACTGACTGAACATATAAGCCTGCCGGTTTGGATACTTTGAATGGTGAATTGAGTGAGAAGGAACACTAGAATAAGTCTGTAGATCCTTTGTTGCAGGGTGATAAGTGCTTTGATTGTTATGTGTCTCATATGTCTTTGTCACTCGCCCAAACAGTGTTTAATGCAATTCTTTGAATGGTAGCCTGCAAAACAAGGCTAAGATAACTCATCTTGGTCTTATTAGTTCACTAAGCTTATGGAATTTAAAAGTTCTTCAAATAATGTATTTCAACTTTATTTATCCTTAAAAAGGAAATTAGTGTGCAGCAGGGgtcagaaacagacacagaacTAAACCGCCAAATGCCAACAATTTGCCCTTACATTGCCTGTGTTCACCTTTTGAAGTGACATTATGGGGTCCGATAAATAGAGTTTGGTTATGGTGTTTGCTACACAAAAGCAGCATGGTTCCACAATATAAAAAATTGtatgattatttattttatttatttaagaaaaataATATTATCAAGTGCAGGGATGTAAACTACATGGTTCAGGAATACACAAGGTCTGAACCACATTTCAAACACTAATTACTACTGGTTGTAACTCGAGAAGTATATGAATGGATTTAAGTTTGCCTTCAGTTGTGCATACTGTTATTCTCAATGGTGGGAGTAGCCCAAGGTGAGAACACCATTGTCATTTTGTACAACCCTTCATGCGTTTGTTTGTATCACATTAACGCAAAGTAAACTGTCTCAAACTGAATGTAAGTGTGTAAAAGAAAGAATATGTGTTCTTCTGTAACAACTGTTTCTGGATTTACCAGTATTTATATGCTGTACCTTAATGCCATTTAGGCctttgaaataaaatgtgttgCCTTGCACTTttattcactctctctgacaagTTACTTTTATTGAAGTTGTTGATTTATGTTGCAAAAATATTTTGATGTATCACTTGCAGACGGATAAAATGCTAATATGTATaaacacaatacacacattGGCCCACAGAATACAAGTAGTAACCTATTTAGTCAGTGCCTGTAGCTTTCAGTTATTGGGGTAAATGTGTCTTATTTAAAaatttttaaaaaaaattgcgTGCGTGCGGCATGTCGTCATTTGCCAAGCAACGACTGATGTTTGGAGATGTGACCAGCTATGTCGGTAGAGCTAGCAGCACCTATCCACACACACTAGCCAATTGATATTGCCAACTGGGATTCCTCTATTTGCCAAAATGGATTCGGGTACTTTCTTTGATTGTCTGACACCTTAACGCAAATCTGGCGCGTTTAGAAATATTTTAGTATGGGGCATTATAACAAGCCAAGCTAgttaagctagctagcaagctagtttCAGGAAGCTCCAGACCCAAGATCGAAAATGCAAGCTAGCAGCTAGCCAGACGACGTGTTTATCTAGTTAGACAAAACTGGGCGGAGGGGTTTTATCAACTACTGTAGTTTAAGCAAGCCTTGTGGCCTGAAACGTTCGAACTAACTCTTCGGGTTGGTTGTAACAGAACGGGGAAAAGGTCGGTCGTATAGTTTAAGCAAGCCCTAAAGCAAAAGTGAGATAACGTTAAACTGTTTAGCTTCCTAGCTCGCTAGCTAATCTACATTAGCGGCTATCTGGATTTGACGCACTGCTAGCCGGCTGATATGGCCACTGCCTCTGGGTCTTGTGTAGGGATAAACGGGTCAATAAATGGTTCCTCTGTCTCCACCACAACCTCGGGGGCACCTGGACAGTCACAGCCTATGGTCGTGGTATGGGAATGGCAAGATGATCTTGGGTATTGGAGACCGTATAGTGGCCAGGTGAGCGGCTACATCGAACAATACTTCTCCTCTCCGAGGGGACACAGAGGTGGGGGACCTGGTTCCACCAGCATCTGCCTCGGACAATCAGACCCCAGCTTGTCGCCTTATCTCATAGATATACCCAGCCTAAAACAGTTCCGCCAGGATACAGGTATGTTTACCCACATATTATACTACCGGAGCTGTATTTTGCAACTCATTTCACTTGGTGTCAGGATCTGTCGGGCTTTTGTTGTAGCCAGTTAACGTTAGCACACTGTTGTTTTCAACAACTGTGAGCTAGCTTGCTATACTAGGGTATTTTATAGAGCTAGGCTGCCTGCTTTAAATCAGTAAATTTAGCTAGATTTTGTTACACATTAACTTCAAGGTAACACAAATGAAAATTACCAGTCTTGTAAACTGTGTCCCATACAAAAAATGCTGAATCGTTAAATATACTTTCTTGCTGACACTGACAGCCATTGCTAGCAAACCAGCTACCTAACTTGGGTATTATTATTTGCTCGTGTGGTGAGTGAGTCAGGAATTAAACAAGCAGGTGGGAAAACGCGTActgtaccccacttgtcttaTGTTAGTATAGGTCTTGTTAGTTCAggtcttgtcttaggttagtataggtgtataaggttagtataggtaaTTGTGTATTGAGGTCTAGTATATTGCATACTATTTTTATATtaggtttattattattattatatatttttattttagcttatcatagatgtaatctttGCTCTTAGTACTTATAAGTTATGCTAGGTTggtttgtgttgtcttgtcacaataatttcagtgcccagtctgaccttgtatTGTTCTGTACACCCAAAAAAAAACTTGCACTACTTTGTAGCTAACAGGCCTTTATGCCCATGGTTCAATGGAATGACGGTGTTGTTTGACCCCTGCTCAGAAAGTGGTCAGGGAAAAAAGCTGACAATGTTACCTTTCACTGTGACATTGAGTAAGTAGGTCTTGTAACTTTGAAGAATAGGATGTCTTTCACTTAAcctacaatatttttttttcaggaAAGACGCGGTCTGTACGTCGTACACTATTTGCCCAGTCCTCTGGCCTTGGCAGTGGTGTCTTCTGGGAGTGGGCCAATGACGAAGGAGGCTGGACCCCATACGAGACTCGAACCTCAATCCTATTAGAGCATAGCTACCAGGCCCGGCAGGCCACGGCCGACCTGGCTTCTCATGGCTATAACTACATAGTGGACCTCACAGCTCTGGCCCAGGTCAACAAGGGCACAGGTTTTAGACGGCAGGTGCGTCGGCAGGGGAACCTCCCATACCCACTAGCCTTGGCCCCCTCGGTCATTCACTCTGGCCCTGCCTGCTCCTGTCATCAGTGTCTGAGCCACAGCAGCACAGGCCCAATGCCCAGTCGCTCGCGCCACTCCTTCTCCTCAGGGCAGCTCAGCAGGCCCAGCCTCCAGGGCCAGGGTAGGGCTACTGGAGCCCACCCCACCTCTGTGTATTCACCGTATCCCAGAAGGCCCCTGTCGGTCGGGGGAATGGCTTGGGGAGGTCCCTGGCCCCCGACACCCTCTGGTCATCTACATGGAACGCCCCTGTCCTACCCGAGCAGTAGTGCCAATGGCTTGAGGTAAGTTCCTGTCATCTAGATCATTGTAGTTAGGTTACATCTAGGTTACTGTAAGACAGATATAGTTGAGATATTCTGGCAGTTGCCAGAACATATTTAGTTGTGGCTCATACAGATCCCATTTGAATGTTTCCatatcagggtttccc includes:
- the dtx2 gene encoding probable E3 ubiquitin-protein ligase DTX2 isoform X2, whose product is MATASGSCVGINGSINGSSVSTTTSGAPGQSQPMVVVWEWQDDLGYWRPYSGQVSGYIEQYFSSPRGHRGGGPGSTSICLGQSDPSLSPYLIDIPSLKQFRQDTGKTRSVRRTLFAQSSGLGSGVFWEWANDEGGWTPYETRTSILLEHSYQARQATADLASHGYNYIVDLTALAQVNKGTGFRRQVRRQGNLPYPLALAPSVIHSGPACSCHQCLSHSSTGPMPSRSRHSFSSGQLSRPSLQGQGRATGAHPTSVYSPYPRRPLSVGGMAWGGPWPPTPSGHLHGTPLSYPSSSANGLSVPAIPVQLNGSTSVSSALAATAQKPEEVIHRYMEEVASAQDEDCSICMDRLSCPSGYDTASEGGGPSIPPAAVGKFTKCGHTFHMLCMLAMYNNGTKDGSLQCPSCKTIYGEKTGTQPKGKMEIYSLSQSLPGHPDHGTIQIIYSIPPGTQGPEHPNPGQPYTCRGFPRFCFLPDNNKGRKVLELLKVAWTRRLIFTVGTSSTTGERDTVVWNEIHHKTEMMSNVSGHGYPDPNYLDNVLSELASQGVTEDCLTKQPGFNQAAQGSGF
- the dtx2 gene encoding probable E3 ubiquitin-protein ligase DTX2 isoform X3, producing MATASGSCVGINGSINGSSVSTTTSGAPGQSQPMVVVWEWQDDLGYWRPYSGQVSGYIEQYFSSPRGHRGGGPGSTSICLGQSDPSLSPYLIDIPSLKQFRQDTGKTRSVRRTLFAQSSGLGSGVFWEWANDEGGWTPYETRTSILLEHSYQARQATADLASHGYNYIVDLTALAQVNKGTGFRRQVRRQGNLPYPLALAPSVIHSGPACSCHQCLSHSSTGPMPSRSRHSFSSGQLSRPSLQGQGRATGAHPTSVYSPYPRRPLSVGGMAWGGPWPPTPSGHLHGTPLSYPSSSANGLSVPAIPVQLNGSTSVSSALAGMASILMSAVGLGVRFTSAPLPQQQQAPPLFPHTNSTSSSSSKNPSNSSVRRAKRQHRTATAQKPEEVIHRYMEEVASAQDEDCSICMDRLSCPSGYDTASEGGGPSIPPAAVGKFTKCGHTFHMLCMLAMYNNGTKDGSLQCPSCKTIYGEKTGTQPKGKMEIYSLSQSLPGHPDHGTIQIIYSIPPGTQGPEHPNPGQPYTCRGFPRFCFLPDNNKGRKAAVFAVIQNTQDGLCSTC